In the genome of Microbispora sp. ZYX-F-249, the window CGGGAGGTGGCCGGAGGCTGGCGCTTCTACACCCGTGCGGAATGCGCCGCGCTGGTGGAGAGGTTCGTCAGGGACGGCCAGCAGGCGCGGCTGACGCAGGCCGCGCTGGAGACCCTCGCCGTGGTCGCCTACCGGCAGCCGGTCAGCCGGGCCCGGGTGGCGGCGGTGCGCGGCGTGAGCAGCGACGGCGTCATGCGGACGCTGGTCGCACGCGGCCTCGTGGAAGAGGCCGGAACCGACCCGGAGAGCCAGGCCGTGCTCTACCGGACGACGAGTTACTTCCTGGAGAGACTGGGGCTGCGGAGCCTCGACGAGCTACCCGCACTCGCCCCGTTCCTCCCGGACGACGTGGAAATTCTTGAGGAGCAGAAGTAGTGAACAACAGGCGTGGCACCCCGTCCGGTGAGGGACGCGGTCGGAGCCGGAGCACCGGTCAGCAGGGCGCGAGCTCGCGTGGATCCCGCGGCGGATCCGGCGGCTTCCGTCCCCAGGGCGACCGGCGCGGCGGCTCCCGCGTCCCTGGTTCCCGGTCCGGGTACGGTTTCGACTCCAGGTCCGACAGATCAGACAGGCCCGAACGGTCCGACAGGCCGGACTCCCGGCGGTTCCGCGACGAGGACGCCCCGCGTGGCGGCCGGTACGGCGACCGCCGCGCCGGCGACGCACGCGACGACCGCCCCCGCGGCCGTACGGGTGACTCCGGTCGCCAGGGCGACGGCGGCCGGCGCGACGCGCGTCCCGGCGGCGAGCGGTACCGCGACGACGCCCGCGGCCCCTTCAGGGCCGAGCGGGGCGGTTCCCGCGGCCGTTACGGCAGGCCCGAGGGCGGCCGTTCCGGCGACCGTGGTTCGGAGCGCGGCTTCGACCGCGAGGGCGGCCGTGGCTTCGAGCGCGGCTTCGACCGCGAGGGCGGCCGTGGTTCCGAGCGCGGTTTCGACCGTGATCGCGGCGCCGGCCGGGAGCGCGGCACGCGCGACGGTTACTCCGCCGAGCGGTCCTCGTTCCGCACGGAGGGGGCCGGTTCCCGTGGCCGTTACGGCAGGCCCGAGGCCGGCCGGGATCGGCCGCGCGACCGCGACGGCGGCTACGAGACGTCCCGCGAGGGGCGCGCGGCCGGGCGGCCGGCCTTCCGCGACGAGGAGCGCGGCGGCGGCAGGACCGGTGATCACGACAGGTACGGCAGCCGGAGCTTCGGCGGCGACCGCGCGCCCCGGCGTGACGACCGCGACGGCCGGAGCCGCCGTGACGACCGCGAGGCGGGCGGCGACCGTGAGGCGCGCGGCGCGCGGCCCGGGCGCGGCGACTACCGCGCGGGGCGCGACGGCGGCAGGGGCCGGGCGAGCCGTGACGAGGTGCAGACGATCGGCCGCCTGGGCGGCGGCACGCGTGGCCGTTCCGGCGGCCCGGGAGCGGGCGCGGGCTCACGGAGCCCTGCCCGGCCCGCCGGCGGTCCCAGGCGCACCGGCGGGGGCGGCCCGGCGGGCAACCCGTTCAAGACGTCCCGGCAGCCGCTGCGCGACCCGGACTTCTACGACGAGAACTACACCGACGAGCGCGACACGACCGAGGTGCCGGGCGGCGAGCGGCTGCAGAAGGTGCTCGCCCAGGCCGGGGTGGCCAGCCGCCGGGCCTGCGAGGAGATGATCGGCGACGGCCGGGTGAGCGTGGACGGCCAGACGGTGCGCCGCTTCGGCGCCCGCGTCGACCCCGCCAAGCAGGTCATCCGGGTCGACGGCAAGCGCATCCCGACCTCCTCCGAGACCGTCTACTACGCGCTCAACAAGCCGATCGGCGTGGTGAGCACGATGGACGACCCCGAGGGCCGGCCGTGCCTGAACGACTACGTCCAGGATCTCGCGCCCCGGCTGTTCCACGTGGGGCGGCTCGACACCGAGACCGAGGGCCTGCTGCTGCTGACCAACGACGGGGAGCTCGCCCACCGGCTGACCCACCCGAGCTACGGCGTGCAGAAGAAGTACTGGGCCAAGGTGCCCGGTCCCGTCGCGCGCGACCTGCACAAGGTGCTGCGCAAGGGCGTGGAGCTGGAGGACGGGCTCGCAAAGGTGGACGAGTTCCGGGTGGTGCAGGAGCACGGTCAGCAGGCGCTGGTCGAGGTCGTCCTGCACGAGGGCCGCAAGCACATCGTCCGGCGGCTCCTGGAGACGGTCGGGCACCGGGTGATCGACCTGGCCCGCATCGAGTTCGGCCCGGTCAAGCTCGGCCGGCTCAAGCCGGGAACCGTGCGCGCGCTCACCGTGCAGGAGATCGGCGAGCTGTACGCGGCGGTCGGACTGTAGCCTTTTCGCCGCGACGGGCGGAAGTCGCAAGTCGGGCAGAATTGGCTGAAGGTACGAAGATGGGCCGGACTCATCCCCCCGGGGTGAGACCGGCCCGTCCCAGCGAGAGGGGAACGACATGGTGCGGGCGATTCGCGGAGCCATCCAGGTCGACGGCAACGATCGCGACGCGATCCTCGCCGGGACGACCGAACTGGTGACCGAGGTGATGGGGCGCAACAACCTCACGACCGACGACGTCATCAGTGTGATCTTCACGTGCACGCCCGACCTCACCGCCGAGTTCCCCGCGCTGGCCGCGCGCAAGCTCGGGTTCCACGACGTGCCCCTGCTGTGCGCGACCGAGATCGACGTGCCGGGCGCGCTCCCGCGCGTGGTGCGGCTGATGGCCCACGTGCAGACCGACCGCCCCCGGCAGGAGGTCCAGCACGTGTACCTGCGCGGCGCCGTCGCGCTGCGCGTGGACATCGCCCAGTAGGCGGCCCCGGCCGGACCGGGCCGGCGGGCCCGCGCGCTTATCACCATCCACCCACGACACATCCGTCGCAGGACAGCGTGTCCGAGGACGGCGACGGCAGGAAGAGCACGATGACTCCCATCGAGGACGCCGGGATCGGCAGTGTGGTCGTTGTCGGGACGGGCCTCATCGGCACGTCGATCGCACTGGCGCTGCGGCAGCGGGACGTACGGGTCTTCCTGGCCGACCGGGACGCGGGAGCCGTACGGCTGGCGCGCGAGCTGGGCGCGGGGGAGGACTGGACCGGTGAGCGGCGCGTGGACCTCGCGGTCGTCGCGGTGCCGCCCCAGTTCGTCGCGCAGCAACTGCTCGATCTGCAAAAGCGCGACAGCGCCCGCTTCTACACCGACGTGGCGAGCGTGAAGGCGGTGCCGCTGGCCCAGGCCGCCCAGCTGGGCTGTGACCTGTCGTCGTACGTCGCGGGGCATCCGCTCGCGGGCCGCGAGCGGTCCGGCCCGGCGGCGGCTCGCGCGGACCTGTTCCTCGGCCGTCCGTGGGCGTACTGCCCGACGGACGAGGCGTCCCCGCGGGCGGTGGCCGCGGTGGAGGGGCTGATCTCGTTGTGCGGCGGCAACGCCGTGCGGGTGGACGCGGCCGAGCACGACCGCGCCGTCGCGGTCGTCTCGCACGCCCCGCACGTGACGGCCGCCGCGGTGGCGGCCCGGCTGGCCGAGGCGTCGGAGACGGCGCTCGGTCTGTCGGGACAGGGCGTGCGCGACGTGACCCGCATCGCCGCCGGCGACCCGTCGCTGTGGACCGGCATCCTCGAGGGCAACGCGCTGCCCGTCGCCGAGGTGCTGGAGGCGCTCGTGGCCGACCTGAGCGCCGCCGCCCGGTCGCTGCGCGCGCTGGCGGGCGACGGCGCGGCCATGGAGCAGGTCACCGACCTCCTGTCGCGCGGCGTGCGGGGGACCGGCAGGATCCCCGGCAAGCACGGCGGCCCGGCGCGGACGTACGCGGTGGTCCAGGTGCTCATCGGCGACCGCCCCGGCGAGCTGGCCCGGCTGGTGCAGGCCGCCGGCGAGACGGGCGTCAACATCGAGGACATCCGCCTGGAGCACGCGACCGGGCTGGAGCTCGGCGCGGCCGAGCTGTACGTCCAGCCCGAGGCGGCGGAGACCCTCACCGAAGGCCTGCGCGAGCGCGGCTGGCAGGTGCCGGGCTGACCCGGTCTCCCGACGCGGCCGGTGACGTCCGGCCGGCCACCGGCGCCGGGGCGTAATCGGGGGCGGTGTAACGGCGCAGGCGGGGGGTCGTCCAGGCGATCGCCGCCACGGTGGCCACGGTGAGCAGACCGCCCGCGCAGATCACGACGCGCGGGCCGTACGCCGCTCCGGCGGCGCCGTGCAGCAGATTCCCGATCTGCGGCCCTCCCACCAGCACCAGGGTGAGCGCGCCCTGGACCCGTCCGCGCACGGCGTCGCCGGTGTGCGTCTGCACGATCGTGGTGCGGAAGGTGCTGAGCACGAAGTTGACCGCGCCGCCGAGCGCGAGCGCCGCCAGCGCGATCCACAGCTCGGCGGCCAGGCCGGCGAGCACGACGGCGAGACCCCACGCGACGGCGGCGCCCGCCACGAGGGCGCCGTGACGCCGGGCGCGGGTGAACGTGCCCGACAGCAGCCCGGCCGCGAAGACCCCGGCCGGGTAGGCCGCGTACAGCAGCCCCGTCTCCGGGCCGCCCCCGGCCGTGCCGCCGAATACGTGCCGGGCCAGCTCGGGATACAGCGCCGAGGGCATGCCGAAGACCATGGCCGCGAGGTCCACGGCCAGCACCGCCACCAGCAGCCGGTCGGC includes:
- a CDS encoding prephenate dehydrogenase, with protein sequence MTPIEDAGIGSVVVVGTGLIGTSIALALRQRDVRVFLADRDAGAVRLARELGAGEDWTGERRVDLAVVAVPPQFVAQQLLDLQKRDSARFYTDVASVKAVPLAQAAQLGCDLSSYVAGHPLAGRERSGPAAARADLFLGRPWAYCPTDEASPRAVAAVEGLISLCGGNAVRVDAAEHDRAVAVVSHAPHVTAAAVAARLAEASETALGLSGQGVRDVTRIAAGDPSLWTGILEGNALPVAEVLEALVADLSAAARSLRALAGDGAAMEQVTDLLSRGVRGTGRIPGKHGGPARTYAVVQVLIGDRPGELARLVQAAGETGVNIEDIRLEHATGLELGAAELYVQPEAAETLTEGLRERGWQVPG
- the scpB gene encoding SMC-Scp complex subunit ScpB codes for the protein MEATDIPRSGDDPGAGTPGGQRDQALQAGEPGGDGTPGGPSLTAALEAILMVVDEPVAEVTLAQVLERPTAEVAAALRALSGEYTASGRGFDLREVAGGWRFYTRAECAALVERFVRDGQQARLTQAALETLAVVAYRQPVSRARVAAVRGVSSDGVMRTLVARGLVEEAGTDPESQAVLYRTTSYFLERLGLRSLDELPALAPFLPDDVEILEEQK
- the aroH gene encoding chorismate mutase, yielding MVRAIRGAIQVDGNDRDAILAGTTELVTEVMGRNNLTTDDVISVIFTCTPDLTAEFPALAARKLGFHDVPLLCATEIDVPGALPRVVRLMAHVQTDRPRQEVQHVYLRGAVALRVDIAQ
- a CDS encoding pseudouridine synthase, producing MNNRRGTPSGEGRGRSRSTGQQGASSRGSRGGSGGFRPQGDRRGGSRVPGSRSGYGFDSRSDRSDRPERSDRPDSRRFRDEDAPRGGRYGDRRAGDARDDRPRGRTGDSGRQGDGGRRDARPGGERYRDDARGPFRAERGGSRGRYGRPEGGRSGDRGSERGFDREGGRGFERGFDREGGRGSERGFDRDRGAGRERGTRDGYSAERSSFRTEGAGSRGRYGRPEAGRDRPRDRDGGYETSREGRAAGRPAFRDEERGGGRTGDHDRYGSRSFGGDRAPRRDDRDGRSRRDDREAGGDREARGARPGRGDYRAGRDGGRGRASRDEVQTIGRLGGGTRGRSGGPGAGAGSRSPARPAGGPRRTGGGGPAGNPFKTSRQPLRDPDFYDENYTDERDTTEVPGGERLQKVLAQAGVASRRACEEMIGDGRVSVDGQTVRRFGARVDPAKQVIRVDGKRIPTSSETVYYALNKPIGVVSTMDDPEGRPCLNDYVQDLAPRLFHVGRLDTETEGLLLLTNDGELAHRLTHPSYGVQKKYWAKVPGPVARDLHKVLRKGVELEDGLAKVDEFRVVQEHGQQALVEVVLHEGRKHIVRRLLETVGHRVIDLARIEFGPVKLGRLKPGTVRALTVQEIGELYAAVGL